One region of Tamandua tetradactyla isolate mTamTet1 chromosome 6, mTamTet1.pri, whole genome shotgun sequence genomic DNA includes:
- the LOC143685883 gene encoding keratin-associated protein 2-3-like, with protein sequence MTGSCCGSACCANSCGGGCCQPCCCQPCCCRDPCCCRPVSCQTTVCRPVTCVTRCTRPICEPCRRPICCDACSLQEGCCRPIACCPTSCTAVVCRPCCWASTCCQPISVQSPCCRPHCCQPAPCRSTCRTCCC encoded by the coding sequence ATGACCGGCTCCTGCTGCGGCTCCGCCTGCTGTGCCAACAGCTGTGGGGGCGGCTGCTGCCAGCCCTGCTGCTGCCAGCCCTGCTGCTGCCGCGACCCCTGCTGCTGCCGCCCCGTGTCCTGCCAGACCACCGTGTGCCGCCCCGTGACATGCGTGACGCGCTGCACCCGCCCCATCTGTGAGCCCTGCCGCCGGCCCATCTGTTGCGACGCCTGCTCCCTGCAGGAGGGCTGCTGCCGCCCCATCGCCTGCTGCCCCACGTCCTGCACGGCCGTGGTCTGCCGCCCCTGCTGCTGGGCCTCCACCTGCTGCCAGCCCATCTCGGTGCAGTCGCCCTGCTGCCGCCCCCACTGCTGTCAGCCTGCCCCCTGCCGCTCCACCTGTCGGACCTGCTGCTGCTGA